A genomic window from Prunus persica cultivar Lovell chromosome G2, Prunus_persica_NCBIv2, whole genome shotgun sequence includes:
- the LOC18787155 gene encoding protein YIPF1 homolog — MDESYAGLPTSHLLGSVPAVVSEDKDKNTTSYEAPEANLQIFPPNNGGEKGRGYQTVGSTSETFEQQPANNWRGVFNISSYTQYFNVDTDVVLNRLLSSLYPHGGDFFSKIDANPDLYGLIWISTTLVFVLAALGNCATYLMEKHSDSSTSWAFNVSYMNLAAFSVYGYAILVPLAFYFLLHYLGSNASLVRFWCMWGYSLFIFVLASFLLLIPVEAFRWIIIILVGAASSCFVAFNLKTYIEGNDVVVIAAFLLQLALAIFFKVYFFP; from the exons ATGGACGAGTCCTACGCTGGCCTCCCTACCAGCCATTTACTCGGCTCAGTCCCT GCTGTCGTAAGTGAAGATAAAGATAAGAATACCACAAGCTATGAAG CACCTGAAGCTAACTTGCAAATCTTCCCCCCAAATAATGGAGGAGAGAAAGGGCGTGGTTATCAAACTGTTGGAAGTACAAGTG AAACATTTGAACAACAACCGGCGAACAACTGGAGAGGAGTATTTAATATTTCATCGTACACACAATACTTCAATGTGGATACAGACGTTGTCTTAAACAGATTGCTTAGTTCTTTATATCCCCATGGTGGAGATTTTTTCAGCAAAATTGATGCAAACCCTGATTT ATATGGGCTAATCTGGATCTCCACTACGTTAGTGTTTGTGCTTGCTGCACTTGGAAACTGTGCCACCTACCTCATGGAAAAGCACAGTGATAGCAGTACTTCTTGGGCCTTTAATGTCAGTTACATGAATTTGGCAGCTTTTTCAGTCTACGGTTATGCAATTTTGGTGCCATTGGCATTTTATTTCTTGCTTCACTATCTGGGCTCAAATGCCAGCCTTGTTCGATTTTGGTGTATGTGGGGATACTCTCTCTTCATATTTGTTTTAGCCTCT TTTTTGTTGCTTATCCCGGTTGAGGCTTTTCGGTGGATCATTATAATTCTTGTTGGTGCTGCCTCCTCATGCTTTGTTGCCTTCAATCTCAAGACTTATATCGAAGGGAATGATGTTGTGGTGATCGCCGCATTTCTCTTGCAACTGGCTCTGGCAATCTTCTTTAAGGTCTACTTCTTTCCGTGA
- the LOC109947460 gene encoding probable glycosyltransferase At5g25310 — MSLTTIFLLLLYFSLFTFLTTHSKPHLPSPYLSPTTIFPNYQNMLKSFKIFIYNPNTPFTFNSPSQSLFYTTLTLQDSVFVTQDAEQAQLFFVPFPSDLSTRSIARLIRGLRNDLPYWNRTLGADHFYLSCAGIGYESDRNLVELKKNSIQISCFPTPAGKFIPHKDISLPPLASSHAPTNKTTRFLGYARFNWLKESTLVNELSSDPEFLIESEPSDLNSYAERIASSKFCLFEYGGGDVSGIGEALRFGCVPAVVTDRPIQDLPFSDVLRWQEIAVFVERRGVGELKRVLARTCGDRHEKMKGLGVTASRHFVWNETPQPLDSFHTLMYQLWLRRHTIRYVRRESA; from the coding sequence ATGTCACTCACCACCattttcctcctcctcctctacttctctctcttcacctTCCTCACCACTCACTCCAAACCCCATCTCCCTTCCCCATACCTCTCACCCACCACAATCTTCCCAAACTACCAAAACATGCTCAAATCTTTCAAAATCTTCATCTACAACCCTAACACGCCCTTCACCTTCAACTCTCCATCTCAGTCCCTCTTCTACACCACTCTGACTCTCCAAGATAGCGTCTTCGTCACTCAAGACGCTGAGCAAGCCCAGCTCTTCTTCGTCCCCTTCCCTTCCGATCTCTCCACGCGCTCCATCGCGCGTCTCATCAGAGGCCTTCGCAATGATCTTCCCTACTGGAACCGCACCCTCGGAGCTGACCATTTTTACCTGTCCTGTGCGGGTATCGGGTACGAATCGGACCGAAATCTCGTTGAGCTCAAGAAAAACTCGATCCAGATCTCGTGCTTTCCGACGCCGGCCGGTAAGTTCATACCTCACAAGGACATTTCCCTCCCTCCGCTCGCGAGCTCTCACGCACCAACAAACAAAACGACGAGGTTTTTGGGCTATGCCAGGTTCAATTGGCTAAAGGAGTCAACGTTGGTCAACGAATTGAGCAGCGACCCGGAGTTTCTGATCGAATCCGAACCGTCGGATCTGAATTCTTATGCGGAGAGAATCGCCAGCAGTAAGTTCTGTTTGTTCGAGTATGGAGGAGGCGATGTTTCGGGTATCGGCGAGGCGTTGCGTTTCGGGTGTGTGCCCGCGGTGGTTACTGACCGTCCGATCCAGGACCTGCCGTTCTCGGACGTGCTGAGGTGGCAGGAGATCGCGGTATTCGTGGAACGTAGAGGGGTTGGGGAACTAAAGCGTGTGCTGGCTCGCACGTGCGGGGACCGGCATGAGAAAATGAAGGGGTTGGGCGTGACTGCGAGTCGGCATTTTGTGTGGAATGAGACACCGCAGCCGTTGGATTCGTTTCATACGTTGATGTATCAGCTGTGGTTGAGACGGCACACCATCAGATACGTGCGGAGAGAATCGGCTTAG